The sequence GATACCACCGCGTGGCAGATTTACGGCGCGGTGCCCGGGCTGACTGCCGCCGATTATGCCCCGATCATCGTCGCGTGGCGCAACGGCGTCGCGGTGCGCCTGTCGGACATCGCGCATGTCTATGACGGGCCCGAAGACATCCGCACGATGGGCCTGTTCAACGGCGTGCGCGCGGTGACGATCATCGTCAGCCGTCAGCCCGGGGCGAACATCATCGCCACGGTCGATTCGGTGAAGGCGCAATTGCCGGGGATCGAGGCGGCGATCCCGTCGGACATCAAGGTGTCGATCGCGTCGGATCGCACCACCACCATCCGCGCGTCGCTGCGCGAGGTCGAGGTGACGCTGCTGATCGCCACCCTGCTGGTGGTGATCGTGGTGTCGATCTTCCTGCGCTCGTTGCGCGCGACATTGGTGCCGGCGGTGGCGGTGGTCGCCTCGCTGCTCGGCACACTGGGCGTGATGTACCTGCTGGGGTTCAGCCTCAACAATTTGTCGCTGATGGCGCTGACCGTCGCGACCGGCTTCGTCGTCGACGATGCGATCGTGGTGCTGGAGAATATCAGCCGCCACGTCGAGGACGGGATGAAGCCGTTCGCCGCCGCCTTGCGCGGCGCACGCGAGGTCGGCTTCACCGTGCTGTCGATCTCGATCAGCCTGGTCGCGGTGTTCATCCCGCTGCTGCTGATGGGCGGCATCATCGGCCGCCTGTTCCGCGAATTCGCGGTGACGATGACGGTTGCGGTGCTGATCAGCCTGGTGATCTCGCTCACCGCCACGCCGATGCTCGCCTCGTTCATCCTGCGCGAGCGCGGTACGGTGCGCGAGAACCGCTTCCAGCGCGCCTCGGAGCATGTGTTCGAGCGGCTGCAGGCGCGTTATGCGCGCAGCCTCGACTGGGCGCTCGCCAATCGCGGCGCGACCCTGCTGCTGCTGGCGGGCGCGGTCGCGCTCAACATCTTCCTGCTCGGCGCGATCCAGAAGGGCTTCTTCCCCGAACAGGATACCGGATCGCTGATGGGCGGCCTGCGCGCCGACCAGAGCATCTCGTTCGCCGATATGCAGACCAAACTGACCCGCCTGGTGAAGATCATCAAGAAGGATCCGGCGGTGCGCACCGTCGTCGCCTTTACCGGCGGGTCGCGCGCGGGCGGCGGCTTCATGTTCGTCGAGCTGAAGCCGCGATCACAGCGCGACGCGGCGCGGGTGGTGATCACGCGGCTGCGGCCGAAGCTCGCGCGGATCACCGGCGTCGCCACCTTCCTGATGCCGGTGCAGGACATGCAGATCGGCGGCCGCGGCGGCAACAGCTCGTACCAATATACGCTGCAGGCCGACGATCCCGAGCTGCTGTACAAGGCCGCACCGCAATTGGCGCAGGCGCTGAAGCGCTACCCCGAACTGACCGACATCGACGTCGACGTGGCGCAGGGCGGCGCCGAGGCGTTCGTCACGATCGACCGCGACACCGCGACCCGGCTGGGCGTGACGCCGCAGACGATCGACAACACGCTGTACGACGCCTTCGGCCAGCGCCAGGTCTCGACCATCTACAGCGGCCTCAACCAATATCATGTCGTGCTGGGGGTCGCGCCGGAATATACCGGCGCGCCCGAGGCGCTGAACAACATCTACCTGCCGACCAGCCAGAGCGCCGCCGCGACGGGCGTCGCCACGACGACGACCGTGACATCCTCGACGTCCTCGACCTCGACCGGCACCGCCGGCGTGATCGGCACGGCCACGGGCGTAACCGGCTCGACGCCCGTCTCCACCACCGGGCAGGCGCGCGACGCCGCGACCGGCAGCGCGGTCAACACCGTGGCCGACAGCATGGCGCCGCTCTCGACGCTCGCGACGTGGGCGACCGGCGCGACCGCGGCGCAGGTCAACCACCAGGATGCCGCACCCGCCGCCACGATCAGCTTCGCCACCGGCAACGGCTATTCGCTGGGGCAGGCGGCGCAGCGCATCGCGCAGGTGCAGGCGAGCCTCAGCCTGCCGGCGCAGGTGCGCGGCGGCTTTGCCGGCACCGCCAAGGTGTTCGCGCAATCGACCAACTCGACCCCGATCCTGATCGTGTCGGCGCTGGTGGTGATCTACATCGTGCTCGGCATCCTCTACGAAAGCGCGATCCATCCGCTGACGGTGCTGTCGACCCTGCCGTCGGCGGGCGTGGGCGCGGTGCTGGCGCTGATGGCGACCGGATCGCAGTTCGACCTGATCGGCCTGATCGGCATCATCCTGCTGATCGGCATTGTGAAGAAGAATGCGATCCTCATCATCGATTTCGCGCTGGATGCCGAACGCTCGCGCGGGCTGTCGCCGCTCGCCGCGATCCGCGAGGCATCGCTGCTGCGCTTCCGCCCGATCCTGATGACGACGATGGCGGCGGCGTTCGGTGCGCTGCCGCTGGCGATCGGCTTCGGCGACGGTGCGGAGCTGCGCCGGCCGCTCGGCATCGCGATCATGGGCGGCCTGATCGTCAGCCAGTTCATCACCCTGCTCACCACCCCGGTCGTCTATCTGGCGCTCGACAAGTTCCGCCGCCGCTCGCCCCACGAAATGGCGCTGGGGCGCGGCGAGGCCAATCTCGGAATGACTGCATGACCTCGACCAAGATCGCACGTTTCTTCGGATATGCGGGCCTGCTGGCGCTCGCCGGGTGCAGCTTCGCGCCGCATTACCACGTGCCCGCCACGTCGGTGCCGGCCAGTTTCAAGGAAGCACCCGGCTGGCGCAGCGCCGCGCCCGCCGACGCGGTCGCCAAGGGCGAATGGTGGCTGCTGTTCAACGATCCGGTGCTGACCGCGCTGGAACAGCGCGTGCGCGTCAACAACCAGAACGTGCTGGCGGCAGTCGCAGCCTATGATCTGGCGCGCGCGACGGTGCGCGAGGCGCGCGCGGCCTTGTTCCCTGACGTTACCCTGAGCAGCGGGGCGACGCGCGCGGGCACGTTCGGTTCGGGCAGCACCACGATCATCGGCGGCACCAGCACGAGCAGCGGCAGCACGACCGGCACGGGCTCGACCGGCACCGGCACCGGCACCGGAACGGGCACCACCACGGGCTCGACCGGCACCAGCACCGTCACGTCGTCGAGCAACGGCAGCCGCCGCTACACCGTCTCGGCCGGCGCGAGCTGGGAGCCCGATCTATGGGGACGGCTGCGCAACACGCTGACCGAGCAGAAGAATCTGGCGCAGGCGAGCGAGGCCGATCTCAACAACGCCACCCTCGCCGCGCAGGGCGAGCTGGCGCTCGATTATGTCCAGTTGCGCGGGCTGGAGGCGCAGAAAGCGATCCTCGACGACACCGTCGCCGCTTATGCGAAGGCGCTGACGATCACCACCAACCGCTACAATCAGGGCGTGGTGGCGCAGGTCGATGTGCTGCAGGCGCAGACCCAGCTGACCACCGCCAAGGCCAATGCCGCCGATCTGGTGCGCCAGCGCGCCATCTTCGAGCATGCGATCGCGGTGCTGGTCGGCGAAAATCCGTCGAGCTTCGTGCTGGCGGCGCAGGCATGGAACCGCACCGTGCCCGCGGTGCCGGCGGCCTTGCCGGCGTCGCTGCTCGAGCGGCGGCCGGATATCGCGGCGGCGGAGCGGCGCGTCGCCTCGGCCAATGCGGCGATCGGCATCCAGCGCGCGGCCTTCTTCCCGACGCTCAGCCTCACCGGCAGCGTCGGCGGGCAGTCGAGCGTGTTGTCCAACCTGTTCACGGCCGGGGCCAGCATCTGGTCGCTCGGTGCGCAGGGTGCGCTCACCGTGCTCGATTTCGGCGCACGCTCGGCGCGCGTGGCGGAAGCGCGCGCCTCCTATAACCAGGCGGTCGCGACCTACCGCCAGACCGTGCTCGCCGGGTTCCAGCAGGTCGAGGACGAACTCGCCGCCTCGGGCGTGCTGGCCTATGTCGGCGATCAGCGCGTGGCGGCGGCGCAGGCGGCGACCCGCGTCCAGCAGCTGACGCAGAACCAGTATCTCGCCGGCCAGATCGTCTACACCGACGTCATCACCGCGCAGGCGACCGCCTTGTCGGCGCGGCAGAGCGAGGCGCAGGCGATCGTCGACCGTCAGGTGGCAGCGGTCACGCTGATCCAGGCGATCGGCGGCAGCTGGCCGGCGGCCACGACGCCGACCCCGTGAGCCGCGCCGCGCCGTGGGTGGCGCTCGCGGGGTTTGCGCTCATGCTGGCCCTCGTGCTGGCAGGCATGACGCAAGGCGCGGACCGGGCGATTTTGTGGGCGCTGCGGCGCCCGGGGCAACCGTCGGCGGCGAATCTTCCGATCTGGATGGTCGACGCGGCGAAGGCGTTCACGTGGCTCGGGATCGGCTGGGTTCGCGCGCTGCTGGCGCTGGTCGCTGCGGGGCTGCTGGCGCTACGCGGGCGTCGACGCACCGCGCTGATGCTGCCGGTCGCGTGGGCGATCGGCGCGGTCGCGGTGGAACTGGTCAAGCATCTGGTCGCGCGCCCGCGTCCTCCGGCGGCGTTCCACCTGATCGCCGTCAACCAGTGGAGCTTTCCGAGCGGCCATGCCACGGGCGCGATGGCGCTGTATCCGTTGATCGGCCTCGTGTTCGACGGCCGGCGCGGAGCGACGCTGGGGGTGGTGCTGGCGCTGTTGATCGGCCTCACGCGCATCGTTCTGGGCGTGCATTGGGCGAGCGACGTGATCGGCGGCTGGCTGCTCGGCGGGACGGTGGCGCTGGCCGCCGCGGCTCATCTGGCCTCGAACGCGCAGCGCAACGTCAGCGAGCGCGGTGCGGCGACATAGACGATCTCGGCACAACGCCGCAGCACATCGGGGCCGAGGATCACCGCCGGCCATGCATCCTGCAGCGGCAGCCGGCGCGAGACGATGATGTCGTCGGGGCCGACCTTGTCCTGCGGCAGGAGCGACCGGCCCCCGAAATCGGCGGTGCGCACGTCGATCATCCGGATCGGAAACCCGGCGAGCTTTTGGGGCAACGCGAACGCCATCGGCCGGATCGGACGGAGCAGCCCGAACGCCGCCCGGCCGAGCGTCGCCGG is a genomic window of Sphingomonas nostoxanthinifaciens containing:
- a CDS encoding phosphatase PAP2 family protein translates to MSRAAPWVALAGFALMLALVLAGMTQGADRAILWALRRPGQPSAANLPIWMVDAAKAFTWLGIGWVRALLALVAAGLLALRGRRRTALMLPVAWAIGAVAVELVKHLVARPRPPAAFHLIAVNQWSFPSGHATGAMALYPLIGLVFDGRRGATLGVVLALLIGLTRIVLGVHWASDVIGGWLLGGTVALAAAAHLASNAQRNVSERGAAT
- a CDS encoding efflux RND transporter permease subunit gives rise to the protein MNLSAPFIRRPIGTILLTIGVMLAGIAAFFVMPVSPLPQVDFPTISVQTSLAGASPTTMATSVASPLERRMATIAGITELTSQSGIGSTRVTAQFDLSRNIDGAARDVQAAINAARADLPATLKTNPSYRKINPADAPIMIIALTSKTRSPADIYNAVSNIVQQRLLQVQGVGDVELGGAALPAVRVDLNPLALSRYGIPLEDVRTAISSADANRPRGVVESDTTAWQIYGAVPGLTAADYAPIIVAWRNGVAVRLSDIAHVYDGPEDIRTMGLFNGVRAVTIIVSRQPGANIIATVDSVKAQLPGIEAAIPSDIKVSIASDRTTTIRASLREVEVTLLIATLLVVIVVSIFLRSLRATLVPAVAVVASLLGTLGVMYLLGFSLNNLSLMALTVATGFVVDDAIVVLENISRHVEDGMKPFAAALRGAREVGFTVLSISISLVAVFIPLLLMGGIIGRLFREFAVTMTVAVLISLVISLTATPMLASFILRERGTVRENRFQRASEHVFERLQARYARSLDWALANRGATLLLLAGAVALNIFLLGAIQKGFFPEQDTGSLMGGLRADQSISFADMQTKLTRLVKIIKKDPAVRTVVAFTGGSRAGGGFMFVELKPRSQRDAARVVITRLRPKLARITGVATFLMPVQDMQIGGRGGNSSYQYTLQADDPELLYKAAPQLAQALKRYPELTDIDVDVAQGGAEAFVTIDRDTATRLGVTPQTIDNTLYDAFGQRQVSTIYSGLNQYHVVLGVAPEYTGAPEALNNIYLPTSQSAAATGVATTTTVTSSTSSTSTGTAGVIGTATGVTGSTPVSTTGQARDAATGSAVNTVADSMAPLSTLATWATGATAAQVNHQDAAPAATISFATGNGYSLGQAAQRIAQVQASLSLPAQVRGGFAGTAKVFAQSTNSTPILIVSALVVIYIVLGILYESAIHPLTVLSTLPSAGVGAVLALMATGSQFDLIGLIGIILLIGIVKKNAILIIDFALDAERSRGLSPLAAIREASLLRFRPILMTTMAAAFGALPLAIGFGDGAELRRPLGIAIMGGLIVSQFITLLTTPVVYLALDKFRRRSPHEMALGRGEANLGMTA
- a CDS encoding efflux transporter outer membrane subunit, which produces MTSTKIARFFGYAGLLALAGCSFAPHYHVPATSVPASFKEAPGWRSAAPADAVAKGEWWLLFNDPVLTALEQRVRVNNQNVLAAVAAYDLARATVREARAALFPDVTLSSGATRAGTFGSGSTTIIGGTSTSSGSTTGTGSTGTGTGTGTGTTTGSTGTSTVTSSSNGSRRYTVSAGASWEPDLWGRLRNTLTEQKNLAQASEADLNNATLAAQGELALDYVQLRGLEAQKAILDDTVAAYAKALTITTNRYNQGVVAQVDVLQAQTQLTTAKANAADLVRQRAIFEHAIAVLVGENPSSFVLAAQAWNRTVPAVPAALPASLLERRPDIAAAERRVASANAAIGIQRAAFFPTLSLTGSVGGQSSVLSNLFTAGASIWSLGAQGALTVLDFGARSARVAEARASYNQAVATYRQTVLAGFQQVEDELAASGVLAYVGDQRVAAAQAATRVQQLTQNQYLAGQIVYTDVITAQATALSARQSEAQAIVDRQVAAVTLIQAIGGSWPAATTPTP